A DNA window from Paraclostridium bifermentans contains the following coding sequences:
- a CDS encoding LacI family DNA-binding transcriptional regulator, whose translation MKTNITIKDVAKKAGVSISTVSRVINDSKPVTDEVKQKVLDVIKETGYVPNPLARSLVTKKSQLIGVIVPEVSDSFVSELVNGIEEVAKMYDYDILLANTYSDKEQELKSLNLLRAKQVEGIVMMSWKVDEEHLEYIQNCRMPAVYVSKTARNYDVYSVSISNTDATYDMTKYLIDKGHKNISFIMTSEDDTVLESERYLGFEKAMNDNNLEIDKSLVKNAGTTYTYGYDSMKEILDEGKKPDAVFVTGDEAAIGALNAICDAGYKVPEDISVAGFNDAKIAAMYRPKLTTVHQPLYDMGAVAIRMVIKMIDKEPLENKKVELPYRIVERESVIDRN comes from the coding sequence ATGAAAACCAATATAACAATAAAAGATGTAGCTAAAAAAGCGGGCGTTTCTATATCTACAGTATCTAGAGTAATAAATGATTCGAAACCAGTTACGGATGAAGTTAAACAAAAAGTATTAGACGTAATAAAAGAGACTGGTTATGTTCCAAATCCGTTGGCTAGAAGTTTAGTGACAAAGAAAAGTCAACTAATAGGAGTTATCGTACCAGAGGTATCAGATTCTTTTGTAAGTGAACTGGTAAACGGTATAGAGGAAGTTGCTAAAATGTATGATTATGATATATTATTAGCAAATACATACTCTGATAAAGAACAAGAATTAAAGAGTTTAAATTTATTAAGAGCTAAACAAGTAGAAGGTATCGTTATGATGTCTTGGAAAGTAGATGAAGAGCATTTAGAATATATACAAAATTGTAGAATGCCTGCTGTATATGTAAGTAAAACTGCTAGAAACTACGATGTATATTCAGTAAGTATAAGTAATACTGATGCAACATATGATATGACTAAATATCTTATAGATAAGGGTCATAAAAATATATCTTTCATAATGACAAGTGAAGACGATACTGTTTTAGAATCTGAAAGATATTTAGGATTTGAAAAAGCTATGAATGACAATAACCTAGAAATAGATAAATCTCTAGTAAAAAATGCTGGAACGACATATACGTACGGATATGATAGCATGAAAGAAATACTAGATGAAGGTAAAAAGCCGGACGCTGTATTTGTTACAGGGGACGAAGCCGCTATAGGAGCTCTTAACGCAATATGTGATGCAGGATATAAAGTACCTGAAGACATATCTGTTGCAGGATTTAATGATGCAAAAATAGCAGCTATGTACAGACCTAAATTAACTACAGTACACCAACCATTATATGATATGGGTGCTGTTGCAATAAGAATGGTAATAAAAATGATTGATAAGGAACCTTTAGAAAATAAAAAGGTTGAACTGCCATACAGAATAGTTGAAAGAGAAAGCGTAATAGATAGAAACTAA
- the hutH gene encoding histidine ammonia-lyase, producing the protein MNKIIIDGRDLTIEDVVNVSRNGYKVELGEEALKKVKVARDLVDKFVDEQKVVYGITTGFGKFSDVTISKEETHNLQRNLIISHACGVGKPFEEDIVRAIMLLRVNNLSKGYSGVRIETLNTLVNMLNNNVCPVIPEKGSLGASGDLAPLSHMVLTMIGEGEAFYEGEKIPSVEAMKLAGVDVLPELSSKEGLALINGTQVMTAVGALTTYDAMNLLKLSDVALSLTMESLNGITCAMDERVHLVRAHRGQINTARNILEILNGSEMTTKQGDLRVQDAYSIRCSPQIHGASKDAIEYVKNKINIEINSVTDNPIIFPEQEDVISGGNFHGQPMALSFDFLGIALSEIANVSERRLERLVNPALSNGLPAFLTKNGGVNSGFMIVQYSAASLVSENKVLAHPASVDSIPSSANQEDHVSMGTIAARKAKEIMENTRNVLAMELLAAAQAIDLRGKKKLGVGTDAAYNVIRNHTKFIDEDLVMYKEINKCEDIIKENLVVEAVEKALNNELLLNEEVALSEI; encoded by the coding sequence ATGAATAAAATAATTATAGACGGTAGAGACCTTACTATAGAAGATGTAGTAAATGTATCTCGAAATGGATATAAAGTTGAGTTAGGGGAAGAAGCGTTAAAAAAAGTTAAAGTAGCAAGAGATTTAGTTGATAAATTTGTAGATGAACAAAAGGTTGTATATGGAATAACTACAGGATTTGGAAAATTTTCAGATGTAACCATATCAAAAGAAGAAACTCATAACTTGCAAAGAAATCTAATTATAAGTCATGCCTGTGGAGTAGGAAAACCTTTTGAAGAAGATATAGTAAGAGCTATAATGCTTCTGAGAGTAAATAATTTATCAAAAGGATACTCTGGCGTAAGAATTGAAACTTTGAATACATTAGTAAATATGCTTAATAATAATGTCTGTCCAGTAATTCCAGAAAAAGGATCACTAGGAGCATCTGGAGACTTAGCTCCTTTATCACACATGGTACTTACTATGATAGGTGAGGGAGAAGCATTTTATGAAGGTGAGAAAATTCCATCAGTAGAAGCTATGAAACTCGCTGGAGTAGATGTTTTACCAGAGTTATCATCAAAAGAAGGTTTAGCTCTTATAAATGGAACGCAAGTTATGACTGCGGTAGGAGCACTTACAACGTATGATGCAATGAATTTATTAAAGCTTTCGGATGTTGCATTGTCGTTAACTATGGAGTCTCTAAATGGAATTACATGTGCTATGGATGAAAGAGTACATTTGGTAAGAGCTCATAGAGGTCAAATCAACACTGCAAGAAATATACTAGAAATACTAAATGGAAGTGAGATGACAACAAAACAAGGTGATTTAAGAGTTCAAGATGCATATTCGATTAGATGTTCACCTCAAATCCATGGAGCAAGTAAAGATGCAATTGAATACGTAAAAAATAAAATTAATATAGAAATCAATTCAGTAACAGACAACCCAATAATATTCCCAGAACAAGAAGATGTAATATCAGGTGGAAACTTCCATGGACAACCAATGGCTTTAAGTTTTGACTTTTTGGGGATAGCTTTATCAGAAATAGCTAACGTATCAGAAAGAAGACTTGAAAGACTAGTAAACCCAGCTTTAAGTAATGGATTACCAGCATTTTTAACTAAAAATGGTGGAGTTAATTCAGGATTTATGATAGTGCAATATAGTGCAGCATCATTAGTTTCAGAAAATAAAGTATTAGCACATCCAGCGAGTGTAGATTCAATACCATCATCAGCAAATCAAGAAGACCATGTTTCTATGGGAACAATAGCAGCGAGAAAAGCAAAAGAAATAATGGAAAATACAAGAAATGTATTAGCTATGGAGTTATTAGCAGCAGCTCAGGCTATAGATTTAAGAGGTAAGAAAAAATTAGGCGTTGGTACAGATGCAGCATATAACGTTATAAGAAATCATACTAAATTTATAGATGAAGATTTAGTTATGTATAAAGAAATAAATAAATGTGAAGATATTATCAAAGAAAACTTAGTAGTAGAAGCTGTAGAAAAAGCTTTAAACAATGAACTTTTACTAAATGAAGAGGTTGCGTTAAGTGAAATATAA
- a CDS encoding urocanate hydratase, which translates to MVTLEKVMNVTNEEIKDAMTIKLDYVPSEIPQFIEGIRRAPKREAKLSQSDIKLALNNALRYIPEEYHEKLAPEFLNELMTTGRIYGYRFRPEGNIKAKTIDEYKGKCTEARAFQVMIDNNLDFDIALYPYELVTYGETGQVFQNWMQYNLIKKYLEVMNQDQTLVIQSGHPVGLFKSKPDAPRVIITNGLMIGMFDNQEDWKRAAAIGVSNYGQMTAGGWMYIGPQGIVHGTYSTLLNAGRLILGIPEKDDLAGKLFVTSGLGGMSGAQGKAVEIAGGVGIIAEVDYSRIETRYTQGWVSKVAKTCEEAFILAKECMDKKEACAIAYNGNIVDLLEYAVEKDIHIDLLSDQTSCHAVYDGGYCPQGITFEERTKLLANDKDKFVQLVDETLKAHFKVIQKLTNKGSYFFDYGNSFMKAIYDAGCQEISKNGVDEKDGFIFPSYVEDILGPQLFDYGYGPFRWVCLSGKREDLIKTDKAAMDCIDPNRRYQDRDNWIWIRDAEKNGLVVGSQARILYQDAMGRTNIALKFNEMVRKGEIGPVILGRDHHDVSGTDSPFRETSNIKDGSNIMADMATHCFAGNAARGMSLIALHNGGGVGIGKSINGGFGMVLDGSHRVDEILRTAMPWDVMGGVARRAWARNENSITTVMEYNKMCYGQDHITLPYIVDEDLINQVIEASK; encoded by the coding sequence ATGGTTACTTTAGAAAAAGTTATGAATGTTACTAATGAAGAAATTAAAGATGCAATGACTATAAAATTGGATTATGTACCAAGTGAAATACCACAATTTATAGAAGGCATAAGAAGGGCTCCAAAAAGAGAGGCAAAATTATCTCAATCAGATATAAAATTAGCATTAAACAATGCATTAAGATATATACCAGAAGAATATCATGAAAAATTAGCTCCAGAATTTTTAAATGAATTAATGACTACTGGAAGAATTTATGGATATAGATTCAGACCAGAAGGTAATATAAAAGCAAAAACAATAGATGAATATAAAGGGAAATGTACTGAAGCTAGAGCATTCCAAGTAATGATAGACAATAACTTGGATTTTGATATAGCTTTATATCCATATGAGTTAGTTACTTATGGTGAAACAGGCCAAGTATTCCAAAACTGGATGCAGTACAATTTGATTAAAAAATATTTAGAAGTAATGAACCAAGATCAAACATTAGTAATACAATCAGGACATCCTGTTGGATTATTTAAATCTAAGCCAGATGCGCCTAGAGTAATAATAACTAATGGTCTGATGATAGGAATGTTTGATAATCAAGAGGACTGGAAAAGAGCAGCAGCTATAGGTGTATCTAATTATGGGCAAATGACAGCTGGAGGATGGATGTATATAGGACCACAAGGTATTGTTCATGGTACTTACTCAACATTATTAAACGCTGGAAGGTTAATACTTGGAATACCAGAAAAAGATGATTTAGCTGGAAAACTATTTGTAACTTCAGGACTTGGAGGAATGAGTGGAGCTCAAGGAAAAGCTGTAGAAATCGCTGGTGGAGTAGGTATAATAGCTGAAGTTGATTATTCAAGAATAGAAACTAGATACACTCAAGGCTGGGTAAGTAAAGTTGCTAAAACATGCGAAGAGGCATTTATTCTAGCTAAAGAATGTATGGATAAAAAAGAAGCTTGTGCAATAGCTTATAATGGCAACATAGTGGACTTATTAGAATATGCAGTAGAAAAAGATATACATATAGATTTATTATCAGACCAAACATCTTGTCATGCCGTTTATGATGGAGGATATTGCCCTCAAGGGATAACTTTTGAAGAAAGAACGAAACTTTTAGCTAATGATAAAGATAAGTTTGTACAATTAGTAGATGAAACTCTAAAGGCTCACTTTAAAGTAATTCAAAAATTAACAAACAAAGGAAGTTACTTCTTTGATTATGGGAATAGTTTTATGAAAGCTATTTATGATGCTGGATGCCAAGAGATATCTAAAAATGGAGTAGATGAAAAAGATGGATTTATATTCCCATCATATGTTGAAGATATATTAGGACCACAACTATTTGACTATGGATATGGGCCGTTTAGATGGGTATGTTTAAGTGGAAAAAGAGAAGATTTAATAAAAACTGATAAAGCAGCTATGGATTGTATAGATCCAAATAGAAGATATCAAGATAGAGATAACTGGATATGGATAAGAGATGCTGAGAAAAATGGTTTAGTTGTAGGATCTCAAGCTAGAATACTTTACCAAGATGCTATGGGAAGAACTAATATAGCTCTTAAGTTCAATGAAATGGTAAGAAAAGGAGAAATAGGACCTGTTATACTAGGTAGAGACCATCATGATGTGTCAGGAACAGATTCTCCATTTAGAGAAACATCTAATATAAAAGATGGAAGCAATATAATGGCTGATATGGCTACTCATTGCTTTGCGGGTAATGCAGCTAGAGGAATGAGTTTAATAGCTCTACATAATGGTGGTGGAGTAGGAATAGGAAAATCTATAAATGGCGGATTTGGAATGGTTCTTGATGGATCTCATAGAGTAGATGAAATATTAAGAACAGCTATGCCTTGGGATGTTATGGGAGGAGTTGCTAGACGTGCTTGGGCTAGAAATGAAAACTCTATAACAACAGTTATGGAATACAATAAAATGTGTTATGGTCAAGACCATATAACACTACCATATATAGTAGATGAAGATTTAATAAATCAAGTTATAGAGGCAAGTAAATAA
- the ftcD gene encoding glutamate formimidoyltransferase: MAIVQCVPNFSEGRDLEKIEKIVSPLRGKEGVKLLNYEADKDYNRVVVTVIGEPKAVKNAVLESIGVAKDLIDMNTHKGQHSRFGATDVCPFIPIKGMTMDEAVELAKELGEDVAKLYNIPVFLYECAASKPERENLAKVRKGEYEGLDAKFEDPNWVPDFGQAKKHPNAGAIAIGARKPLIAYNINLDTPNIDIASSIAKTIRHSSGGYKFIKAGPVEIPERGITQVTMNLTDYSKTAMYRAFEAVKMEAKRYGVNVMGSEIVGLCPMEALVDCASYYLGLENFSLDKVLETSLME, from the coding sequence ATGGCTATAGTGCAATGTGTACCTAATTTTAGTGAAGGTAGGGATTTAGAAAAAATTGAAAAGATAGTATCACCACTTAGAGGAAAAGAGGGAGTTAAGCTTTTAAACTATGAAGCAGACAAGGATTATAATAGAGTAGTAGTTACTGTTATAGGTGAGCCTAAGGCAGTTAAAAATGCAGTGTTAGAGTCTATAGGGGTAGCTAAAGATTTAATAGATATGAACACTCATAAAGGACAACACTCTAGATTTGGAGCTACAGATGTTTGCCCATTTATACCTATAAAGGGCATGACAATGGATGAAGCTGTAGAGCTTGCAAAAGAGTTAGGTGAAGATGTTGCAAAATTATATAATATACCTGTGTTTTTATATGAATGTGCAGCTTCAAAACCTGAAAGAGAAAATCTAGCTAAGGTAAGAAAAGGAGAGTATGAAGGATTAGATGCTAAATTTGAAGATCCTAATTGGGTACCTGATTTTGGACAAGCTAAAAAGCATCCGAATGCAGGTGCTATAGCTATAGGAGCTAGAAAACCTTTGATAGCTTATAATATAAACTTGGATACTCCAAATATAGATATAGCATCAAGCATAGCAAAAACTATAAGACACTCAAGTGGAGGATATAAATTTATAAAAGCTGGACCTGTAGAGATTCCAGAAAGAGGAATAACTCAGGTTACTATGAATTTAACTGATTATTCAAAAACTGCTATGTATAGAGCTTTTGAAGCTGTAAAAATGGAAGCAAAAAGATATGGAGTTAATGTAATGGGAAGTGAAATCGTAGGGCTTTGTCCTATGGAAGCTTTAGTTGACTGTGCTTCTTATTATTTAGGACTTGAAAATTTCTCTTTAGATAAAGTTCTAGAGACTAGTTTAATGGAGTAG
- the hutI gene encoding imidazolonepropionase, translating into MVADLIIKNIGKLATMKGDAPFIGKAMNDIEIIENAYVAIKDGRFCDIGIDDGYKHLINQNTEIKDAEGKLVTPGLIDAHTHLVHGGSRENEFAKKLAGVPYLEILKSGGGILSTVKSTKSSTFKELYEKAYKSLDRMLEFGVTTVEAKSGYGLEIDTEIKQLEVAKALSEKHSIDLVSTFLGAHAIPVEYKENPDKFVDILINDMMPKVKDLDLAEFCDVFCEDAVFDIKQTRKIFKRAKELGYKLKIHADEIVSLGGAELSAEMGCISADHLMAASDNGIMAMADKGVIANILPGTSFNLNKNYADARKMINSGVAVSLSSDYNPGSCPSENLQFVMQLGCLGLKMTPNEVLSGVTINAACAIDRDSEIGSIEIGKKADLVIFDAPNVEYLMYHFGINHTHCVYKNGELVVNNKQILKKETESILS; encoded by the coding sequence ATGGTTGCTGATCTAATTATTAAAAATATAGGAAAACTAGCTACTATGAAAGGTGATGCACCTTTTATAGGAAAAGCGATGAATGATATAGAAATAATAGAAAATGCATATGTTGCAATAAAAGATGGTAGATTTTGCGATATAGGAATAGATGATGGTTATAAACATCTAATAAATCAAAATACAGAAATTAAAGATGCAGAAGGAAAATTGGTAACTCCAGGGCTTATAGATGCACATACACATCTAGTTCATGGAGGAAGTAGAGAGAATGAATTTGCAAAAAAACTTGCAGGAGTGCCTTATTTAGAAATATTAAAAAGTGGAGGAGGAATATTAAGTACAGTCAAAAGTACTAAAAGTTCTACGTTTAAAGAGTTATATGAAAAAGCATATAAAAGTTTAGATAGAATGTTAGAATTTGGAGTAACAACAGTAGAAGCAAAAAGTGGATATGGATTAGAAATAGATACAGAAATAAAACAATTAGAGGTAGCTAAAGCTTTAAGCGAAAAACACTCTATAGATTTAGTCAGTACTTTTTTGGGCGCTCACGCGATTCCTGTTGAATATAAAGAAAATCCGGATAAATTTGTAGATATTTTGATAAATGATATGATGCCAAAGGTTAAGGATCTTGATTTAGCTGAATTTTGTGATGTATTTTGCGAGGATGCAGTATTTGATATAAAACAGACTAGAAAAATATTTAAAAGAGCAAAAGAACTAGGGTACAAGTTAAAAATACACGCGGATGAAATAGTTTCTTTAGGTGGAGCTGAGCTTTCAGCTGAAATGGGATGTATATCGGCTGATCACTTAATGGCAGCTAGTGATAATGGGATAATGGCGATGGCTGATAAAGGTGTTATTGCTAATATTCTTCCAGGAACATCTTTTAACCTAAATAAAAATTACGCTGATGCTAGAAAAATGATAAACTCTGGAGTTGCAGTATCCTTATCTAGCGATTATAATCCAGGAAGTTGTCCAAGTGAAAATCTTCAGTTTGTAATGCAGTTAGGTTGTCTAGGGCTTAAAATGACGCCTAATGAGGTTTTAAGTGGTGTTACAATAAACGCTGCATGTGCGATAGATAGAGATAGTGAAATTGGATCCATTGAAATAGGGAAAAAAGCTGACTTAGTAATATTTGACGCTCCAAATGTGGAGTACTTAATGTATCATTTTGGTATAAATCACACGCACTGTGTATATAAAAATGGAGAGCTTGTTGTAAATAATAAACAAATACTAAAAAAAGAAACTGAGAGTATTTTAAGTTAG
- a CDS encoding cyclodeaminase/cyclohydrolase family protein, producing the protein MRLVEMTVEDFSKEVDSNSPAPGGGSVSALASNIGVSLARMMANLSFGKKKYESLDEDIRKEFTERFNKLGDIREELLILVDKDTESFDAYMKALKMPKETDEEKIVRKEAIKCATEFSIEVPFKTASISLESLKLLSFMAKYGNQNAITDIGVGTLLIYTGIEGAILNVKVNLLGLDDESMVSEYTKDCNTILNKACEIKDEILGNIHNDLNPIKA; encoded by the coding sequence ATGAGATTAGTTGAAATGACGGTAGAAGATTTTTCAAAAGAAGTAGATTCAAACTCTCCTGCACCAGGGGGAGGATCTGTTTCAGCTCTAGCATCAAATATAGGTGTAAGTTTAGCTAGAATGATGGCCAACTTGAGTTTTGGAAAGAAAAAATATGAGAGCTTGGATGAAGATATACGAAAAGAATTTACAGAAAGATTTAATAAATTAGGAGATATAAGAGAAGAATTATTAATATTAGTAGATAAAGATACTGAATCATTTGATGCATATATGAAAGCATTAAAAATGCCTAAAGAAACAGATGAAGAAAAAATTGTTAGAAAAGAAGCTATAAAATGTGCAACTGAATTTTCTATAGAGGTTCCTTTTAAAACAGCATCTATATCTTTAGAATCTTTAAAACTATTAAGTTTTATGGCTAAGTATGGAAATCAAAATGCAATTACGGATATAGGGGTAGGAACTCTTCTTATATACACAGGTATAGAAGGGGCTATACTTAATGTTAAAGTGAATTTACTTGGATTAGATGATGAGTCTATGGTAAGTGAATATACTAAAGATTGTAATACTATATTAAATAAAGCTTGTGAGATTAAAGATGAGATACTTGGAAATATACATAATGATTTAAATCCAATTAAAGCGTAA
- a CDS encoding exosporium morphogenetic protein CdeC, producing MKDLMRAKKVVNKRVIQPNQNIDSGRSYIETNEIEEELRGCKPQCHPYVQCDCNNDCNNDCNHHNHNCGCNPGCCDCKDEEDCTDNCFPNPCPEECAHPLVPPKFPISQAALFPIETNRIFDTIMFRVFTDGKMANGEDLNFDYELGSLRGPLPNATQTNATIEKVCINYSSIRINPGTTSLENLSIDKANKHGRRCETIFEYDVCGQLNRCCNEKCLGQNVVYKQKGLNVIVKDLEIELIGRFGCSEFTAIATPVEKCHKGDESNEVVFFFNTLSSDIVVPADGRGFTLRQDFQTQLTVDCIGKAIITQHIVNNKPCFELQIPNGIDLVLCLQNIVSVLIEEQIVVLGGPTRIKPRLVDTFGNVCDFSQFNGDCEEKHDHCHKDNKC from the coding sequence ATGAAGGATTTAATGAGAGCCAAAAAAGTAGTTAACAAAAGAGTAATACAGCCTAATCAAAATATAGATTCAGGAAGAAGCTATATAGAAACGAATGAAATAGAAGAGGAGCTAAGAGGATGCAAGCCACAATGCCATCCATATGTACAATGTGATTGTAATAATGATTGCAATAATGATTGCAACCATCATAATCATAATTGTGGATGTAATCCAGGATGCTGTGATTGCAAAGATGAAGAAGATTGTACAGACAATTGCTTCCCAAACCCTTGTCCAGAAGAGTGTGCTCATCCTTTAGTACCACCAAAATTTCCAATATCACAAGCAGCATTGTTTCCAATAGAAACTAATAGAATATTTGATACTATAATGTTTAGAGTATTTACAGATGGTAAAATGGCAAATGGAGAAGATTTAAACTTTGACTATGAATTAGGTAGTTTACGTGGACCATTGCCAAATGCTACTCAAACTAATGCTACTATAGAGAAAGTTTGTATAAATTATTCAAGTATAAGAATAAATCCAGGAACAACATCTTTAGAGAATTTAAGCATTGATAAAGCTAATAAACATGGTAGAAGATGTGAAACAATATTTGAATATGATGTGTGTGGTCAATTAAATAGATGCTGCAACGAGAAGTGTTTGGGACAAAATGTAGTTTATAAACAAAAAGGATTAAATGTTATAGTTAAAGATTTAGAAATAGAATTAATAGGTAGATTTGGATGTTCTGAATTTACTGCTATAGCTACACCAGTTGAGAAGTGCCATAAAGGCGATGAATCAAATGAGGTAGTATTCTTTTTTAACACTTTATCAAGTGATATAGTAGTTCCAGCAGATGGAAGAGGTTTTACGCTAAGACAAGATTTCCAAACTCAACTAACAGTTGACTGCATAGGAAAAGCAATAATAACTCAACACATAGTAAACAATAAACCTTGCTTTGAGTTACAAATTCCTAATGGAATAGACTTAGTATTATGCTTACAAAATATAGTTAGTGTATTAATAGAAGAACAAATAGTAGTTTTAGGTGGACCTACAAGAATAAAACCTAGATTAGTAGACACATTTGGTAATGTTTGCGATTTCTCTCAATTCAATGGAGATTGTGAAGAAAAACATGATCACTGCCATAAAGATAATAAATGCTAA
- a CDS encoding oligosaccharide flippase family protein: MIYLKIPNLVYSTLVLFLSNFIVRIIGFLYKIFLSNNLSEVHLGIYHMVFNFLMICIALTTTGIPTALSCLVARKKAFNDKHSTNSLFISAIYISFFIASLIAFFVSVSSESLSIKLLHSNNSSIFILALCPSIIAITLSNIVRGYYYGIKQVDIPAISQILEQISKIIFVYLIVKNFNDPTLICLSAIIGISIGECVSLSLMTLGLARKPYIDNKYTIDIKEFMKSSYDTVRMSIPITCNRMSSIVLNSISSMIIPSRLALSGITYTTALGIYGTIAGMVFPFVYLPFMLVSALVVNIIPSISLDVSRKNIKSIKSKVLFALVLTLVMGFLCSLIFYLFGEKICLYTFKNKVAGFYLKYMYLVPLFLSLNHVISGILHSIGKEFIASVIGISSMLIQTLCLYFILPIPDAGLWGYILILTVVPIITFIFNSHVLFKSLKSLY; the protein is encoded by the coding sequence GTGATATATTTGAAGATTCCTAATCTTGTATATTCAACTTTGGTGCTTTTTTTATCTAATTTTATAGTTAGAATAATAGGTTTTTTATATAAGATATTTTTGTCAAATAATTTATCAGAAGTTCACTTAGGAATATATCACATGGTATTTAACTTTTTAATGATTTGTATTGCTCTTACCACAACAGGTATACCCACTGCTCTTAGTTGTTTAGTTGCAAGAAAAAAAGCATTTAACGATAAGCACAGCACAAATTCACTTTTTATATCGGCAATATATATATCCTTTTTTATAGCATCACTTATTGCTTTTTTCGTGTCAGTTAGCTCTGAATCTTTATCGATTAAATTATTACATAGCAATAATAGCTCTATCTTTATACTTGCACTTTGTCCATCAATAATAGCTATAACACTTTCAAATATTGTCAGAGGTTACTACTATGGAATAAAGCAAGTAGATATACCTGCTATCTCTCAAATTTTAGAGCAAATTTCAAAAATTATTTTTGTTTATTTGATAGTAAAAAACTTTAATGATCCAACTTTAATATGTCTATCTGCAATAATAGGTATATCAATAGGTGAATGTGTAAGTTTATCATTAATGACATTAGGATTAGCTAGAAAGCCATATATAGATAATAAATACACTATAGACATAAAAGAATTTATGAAATCCTCATATGATACAGTTAGAATGTCAATACCTATTACCTGTAATCGTATGTCTAGTATAGTTCTTAATTCTATTAGTTCTATGATTATTCCATCTAGATTAGCTCTTTCTGGAATTACATATACAACTGCTTTAGGAATTTATGGAACTATTGCCGGTATGGTATTTCCTTTTGTCTACCTCCCATTTATGCTGGTTTCTGCATTAGTTGTAAATATAATACCTAGCATATCATTGGACGTAAGCAGAAAAAATATTAAATCTATAAAAAGTAAAGTATTATTTGCTTTAGTCCTTACTCTTGTTATGGGGTTTTTATGTTCCTTGATATTTTATCTATTCGGAGAAAAAATTTGCTTATATACATTTAAAAATAAAGTTGCAGGATTCTATTTAAAATACATGTACTTAGTCCCTTTATTCTTAAGTTTAAATCATGTTATCTCTGGTATTCTTCATTCTATTGGAAAAGAATTTATTGCTAGCGTTATAGGAATCTCTTCTATGCTTATACAAACACTTTGCCTATACTTTATACTTCCAATACCAGATGCAGGCTTATGGGGCTATATATTGATTCTTACAGTAGTTCCTATAATAACTTTTATATTTAATTCTCATGTTTTATTTAAATCTTTAAAATCATTATACTAA
- a CDS encoding histidinol-phosphatase HisJ family protein — MYYDYHMHSNFSGDSQTPMEDMVKKSIDLGLKEICFTDHVDYDIISDVPFETDYISYLKSIDNLKDKFKNQITIKKGIEMGVQPHIIEKCSNDIKNYPFDFVICSMHAIDKIDLYNGTFFNDKSQHEAYEKYYELLYYIVKNYKDYSVLGHLDLIKRYGDYNEELDDKLFSDILESILKEVIHSGKGIEINTSCFRYGLKDLTPSNYILKMYKELGGEIITTGSDSHIPSQVAYKFDYIYNRLDELGFKYISTFDKMKPQFVSIKSILNK, encoded by the coding sequence ATGTACTACGATTATCATATGCATTCAAACTTTTCCGGAGATAGTCAAACACCTATGGAAGATATGGTCAAAAAATCTATTGATTTAGGCTTAAAGGAAATCTGTTTTACTGATCATGTTGATTACGACATAATAAGTGATGTTCCATTTGAAACAGACTATATATCTTACTTAAAAAGTATTGATAATCTTAAAGATAAATTTAAAAATCAAATTACTATAAAAAAAGGAATTGAAATGGGAGTTCAACCTCATATCATAGAAAAATGCTCAAATGATATAAAGAACTATCCATTCGATTTTGTTATATGTTCAATGCATGCAATAGATAAAATTGATTTGTACAATGGAACTTTCTTTAATGATAAATCTCAACACGAAGCTTATGAAAAGTATTATGAACTTTTATATTATATAGTTAAAAATTATAAAGACTATTCTGTTTTAGGACATCTTGATTTAATTAAGAGATATGGAGATTACAATGAAGAACTTGATGATAAACTTTTTTCTGATATATTAGAATCAATTTTAAAAGAAGTTATTCATAGTGGAAAAGGTATAGAAATAAACACGTCATGTTTTAGATATGGTTTAAAAGACTTAACTCCTTCAAACTATATACTAAAAATGTATAAAGAACTTGGTGGAGAGATAATAACTACTGGTTCTGATTCTCATATCCCATCTCAAGTAGCTTATAAGTTTGACTATATATATAATAGACTTGATGAACTTGGATTTAAATACATATCAACTTTTGATAAAATGAAACCTCAATTTGTAAGTATAAAAAGCATTTTAAATAAATAG